The Lycium barbarum isolate Lr01 chromosome 10, ASM1917538v2, whole genome shotgun sequence genome includes a region encoding these proteins:
- the LOC132614827 gene encoding RING-H2 finger protein ATL78-like, whose product MATITSTEFIQENFHNSRRLLLIPAATVQQYHPETTMAPPPAAGISHGLINLPLGDSFTTFEANVIMVLAVLVCAVICSLVLNSIIKFIFSCSTIILVESSSNNNPSREKLANKGIKKKALKTFPVIAYTTALKHSGFGTECVICLSEFIVGEKVKVLPKCNHGFHVQCIDKWLNSHSSCPTCKHCLIETCQKIVNGDISVTTTATSSVAVQETIIRIEPLQREDVISNGQHQ is encoded by the coding sequence ATGGCAACTATAACTTCCACAGAATTCATTCAAGAAAACTTCCACAACTCAAGAAGACTACTTCTAATACCAGCTGCTACAGTACAACAATACCACCCGGAAACCACCATGGCACCGCCTCCGGCAGCCGGAATCAGCCACGGCCTAATTAATTTACCACTTGGTGACAGCTTCACCACATTTGAGGCAAATGTTATTATGGTTTTGGCAGTACTTGTATGTGCCGTAATTTGTTCACTTGTCTTGAACTCCATCATCAAATTTATATTTAGTTGCTCTACCATAATATTGGTGGAATCATCCTCAAACAATAACCCTTCTAGAGAAAAATTAGCCAATAAAGGGATCAAGAAAAAAGCCCTCAAAACATTCCCAGTTATAGCATACACTACTGCGTTGAAACATTCAGGGTTTGGCACTGAGTGTGTCATTTGCTTATCAGAATTTATCGTTGGAGAGAAAGTTAAGGTTCTGCCGAAGTGCAACCATGGATTCCACGTCCAGTGTATCGATAAATGGCTCAATTCTCACTCTTCTTGTCCTACTTGTAAGCATTGCCTTATTGAAACTTGTCAAAAAATTGTTAACGGCGACATATCCGTTACTACAACTGCAACTTCATCAGTAGCAGTACAAGAAACCATAATAAGGATTGAACCTCTCCAACGTGAAGATGTTATATCTAATGGTCAGCATCAATAG